In bacterium YEK0313, the DNA window TAGTGCGGCGAGGCGCGGACGAGCGGCGGCAGATGGCGCGCCTCGGCGTCGAGGCGGGTGCTCGACGGGTTGGAGGCGCCGATGGCGATGCCGGCCGCATCGGCGGCGCGAACCACATCGGCCGCGTCCCGGCCGTCGACGGTGAAGCTGACGATCGCCGAGGGATGGCGGCCGAGATCGCGCACGGTGATGCCGGCAATGGCGCCGAGGCCGGCCCGCAGCCGTCCGGCCAGCATGCGGCTGCGCGCCGCGATCCGGTCGAGGCTCAGCTCCAGCGCATAGTCGACGGCGACGCCGAGGCCCATGCGCGCCGCATAGTTGTTTTCCCAGCTCTCGAAACGGCGCGCGTCGGCGCGCAGCTCGTAGCGGTCGCGGGCCACCCAGACGGCACCGAAATGGTCGATCATCGGCGGCTCGAGCCGGGTCAGCAGCGACCGGCGCACATAGAGAAAGCCGGTGCCGCGCGGGCCGCGCAGGAACTTGCGGCCGGTGGCGGCGAGCATGTCGCAGCCGATCGCCTCGACGTCGACCGGCATCTGGCCGACGGCCTGGCAGGCGTCAAGCAGATAGGGAATGCCATGGGCCCGGGCAATGCGCCCGACCGCGGCAGCGGGATTGGTCAGGCCGCCATTGGTCGGTATCCAGGTGATGGCGATCAGCTTGACCCGCTCATCGATCATCCGTTCGAGCGCGGCGACATCGAGCTCGCCGGTCGCATCGCTCGGCACGACGTCGATGACCGCGCCGGTGCGGCGAGCAACCTGGAGATAGGCGACATAATTGGCGCCATATTCGGCCTCGGCCGTCAGGATCCGGTCGCCTGGCCCGAATTGCTGCGCGTAAAAGGCCATCTGCCAGGCGATGGTGGCGTTCTCCATCAGCGCGATCTCGTCGGGCGCGGCATTGAGCAGCCGCGCGACCGAGCCATAGACGCCGTCCAGCCTCGGCGCTTCCCGCTCGGCGGCGGCATAGCCGCCGATCTCGGCCTCGAGATCGAGATGCCGCTTCTGGGCCTCCAGCACGGCCCGCGGCATCAATCCGGCGCCGGCATTGTGCAGATAGGCGCGGCCGGCGGCCGTACCCGGCGTCGCGGCGCGGATGCGGTCGATATCGAGCGAGGGCTTGTCCGAGGATCGGTCTGACATGGGCGCCTCCGGTCTGTGGGTCTGTCAGTAGGTGCCGGGATATTGCCCGCCGTCGACGAGCAGGCTCTGGCCGGTGATGAAGCCGGCCTGGGCAGAGCAGAGGAAGGCGATGGTGGCGCCGATCTCGGCGGCCTCGCCGAAGCGGCCGGCGGGATTCTGCGCGGCGCGCTCGGCCCAGATCTCGTCGAACGGCCGGCCGCTCATCTCGGCCAGTTTCTCGACGTGATGGCGCTGGGCATCGGTCGCGACGATGCCGGGCAGGACATTGTTGATGGTGACGCCGCGCTTCACCGTCTGGCGGGCGAGACCGGCGACGAAGCCGACGAGACCGGAGCGCGCGCCGTTGGAGAGCCCCATTTCGAGCTGCGGGATCTTGACCGAGCGCGAGACGATGTTGACGATCCGGCCGAAGCCGCGGTCCATCATGCCGTCGACGGTCGCCCGCATCAGCGCGATCGGCGCGAGCATCATCGCATCGAGAGCCGCGATCCAGTCGGCCCGCGACCAGTCGCGGAAATCGCCCGGCGGCATGCCGTCGGCATTGTTGATGAGAATGTCGGGCGCCGGGCAGGCCTCGAGCAGCGCGGCCCGGCCAGCCTCGGTGGTCACGTCGCCCGAAACGGCCGCGACGGCAACACCGAACCGGTCACGGATGGCCGCTGCCGCCGCCTCCAGCCGTACCGGATCGCGCGCCAGAATGGTCAGCGCCACGCCCTCGGCGGCGAGGCATTCCGCCGCTGCCCGGCCCATGCCGCGGCTGCCGCCGCAGACGATCGCCGATTTGCCGTGCAATCCAAGATCCATGGCGGAAAGTCATAAGGCCACGGCGTGCGCTTGTCTCGTTCCGCCGGCGCGGATCAGGCCGGCTCCGC includes these proteins:
- the fabG_31 gene encoding 3-oxoacyl-[acyl-carrier-protein] reductase FabG; this translates as MDLGLHGKSAIVCGGSRGMGRAAAECLAAEGVALTILARDPVRLEAAAAAIRDRFGVAVAAVSGDVTTEAGRAALLEACPAPDILINNADGMPPGDFRDWSRADWIAALDAMMLAPIALMRATVDGMMDRGFGRIVNIVSRSVKIPQLEMGLSNGARSGLVGFVAGLARQTVKRGVTINNVLPGIVATDAQRHHVEKLAEMSGRPFDEIWAERAAQNPAGRFGEAAEIGATIAFLCSAQAGFITGQSLLVDGGQYPGTY
- the csd gene encoding putative cysteine desulfurase; translated protein: MSDRSSDKPSLDIDRIRAATPGTAAGRAYLHNAGAGLMPRAVLEAQKRHLDLEAEIGGYAAAEREAPRLDGVYGSVARLLNAAPDEIALMENATIAWQMAFYAQQFGPGDRILTAEAEYGANYVAYLQVARRTGAVIDVVPSDATGELDVAALERMIDERVKLIAITWIPTNGGLTNPAAAVGRIARAHGIPYLLDACQAVGQMPVDVEAIGCDMLAATGRKFLRGPRGTGFLYVRRSLLTRLEPPMIDHFGAVWVARDRYELRADARRFESWENNYAARMGLGVAVDYALELSLDRIAARSRMLAGRLRAGLGAIAGITVRDLGRHPSAIVSFTVDGRDAADVVRAADAAGIAIGASNPSSTRLDAEARHLPPLVRASPHYYNTDEEVDRLIAFCRAL